AACTGTATTTACAGCTTTAGCATAAACTGAGTAGTTATATTGTTTTAAAAATTTTGATATTTCATTATCATCAATATCAGATAAACTACTACCAAGTATCTATATCAAAATAACCTTTGGTTTGTATTTTTCAAAATTATTTGATTTTAACACCATAAAATCAAGCCCTTCAACATCAATAGATAAAAAATCTATTTGTTGATTTTTAGGTAAATTATTGTCAAGTATCTCTTCTAGTGTAGAAGTCTCTATATCTTTTTCAAATATAATATGATAATTATTATTTGCACTTGCTCTATCTTCCGATAGCTCGTTTGAAAATCCATTAAGTGCTGGTTCATTAAATGCATAATATGTCAAAACTTGTTTTTTATCAGAGACAGGCTTTTCTACATTTGTATCTCTTGGACGAATTTTATTAAAAGGTTTCATACTATCTGGCATCGCATCTATATTTACACCGTTCCAACCTTGTTTATAAAAAAAATAAGTATTTGAAAATCTCATTGGATGATGAGCACCAACATCAATATAAAACCCTGTTTGCTGTTTTTCAAACAACCTTCTCAAAATCATATCTTCACCCTCTTGCGAATATGACTTTAAAGCATAGCCATCAAAATAGTTGTTTTTAATATCAACTAATTTTTCTTTAGCACTTTTTGGTAAAATTGATTTAATCATTTTTTTTAACATTAAATATCCTTATAAATAATAAACTTTTTGATAAATTTAAAAAATTAATCCTTGTCTTATTCCAAAATAATAGACTCAAATAAGCAGCAACAAAATATGATATTAATGTCGCCCAAGCTGCACCAACAACACCGATTTCTTTTATTAGTATATAGTTTAATACAATATTCACAACTGCTCCTATTGAAGTATTTATAGTTGAAAATATTTGTAAGTTTTCAGTTAATAGCCACTTCCCACTAGCAACTCCCAAGAACACAAAAATCCCAGCCCAAATATGAATCATCAGCACACTTCCAGCTTGATTATATTGCTCTCCATAAAGTAGCCCTACAACCCAATCACTCAAAAAAGTCATAGGAAGAGCAATAGCTATTGCCATCCATACCATTAGGTCATACAGTTTTTGAAGTCTTGAATAATACAACTCTTCACTCTGTTTTTTGGCATTTATAATAGCTGGAAAAAGAGAAGATGCTATCACCATTGGGATGAAGTACCAAAGCTCACTTATACGGACTGCTGCTGCATATTGTCCTACTGCTTCATTGTCTAACATCTCCTTTATCATCACTTGGTCTATCTTCATGTATATGGAAATAACTATGCCACTTAGTATGAGTGGCCAAGAGTCTTTCAAAAGAGAAAGTGCAGTTTCTTTTTTAAATGTTAAGTTCCACATATTAAATGTTGAATTGTTTTTTATATAGAAATAAATAAACCCACATGCTAAAACAAAACTATCAAAAAGTATAACCCATGCAAATGCAATTAATGGTGCTTCGTTGAGTATCAGTGTGACTTTTACTATACTTGATATCAAAAGTGAAATCACATTTGCATAGACTACATAACGACTGAGTACTTTACTCTGAAAATAAAAGTCTATTACATTAAAAGACTGAAATATCGTGGCACTTGCTATGATGAATACTAGTGTATTGGTATAGCTGTCGTTTGATGTGAAGTTTACAGCTATGGCCAGGATGAGTAAAACGCCAAAGGCACCCATTACCTTGAGCCAAAACGCTGTACCTATGAGTTCATCTCTGCGACTCTCGTCTTTAACAAGTTCACGCACCACTATGCCATCAAGCCCAAGAGTAGCGATGGCGGTAAAGAGCCCTACAAAACTCTGCGCATAAGAAAAAAGTCCAAACTGTTCAGGACCTAGGTATCTAGCTACCCAAACACCGACGAACAATCCCACAATCATCCGCAGTATTTTTTCTCCAAAGAGCCATGAGGTGTTTTTGAAATACTTCATAAAACCTTGATGCTCTTTGAGAGCTTTTATCTTAGATATCATTTGTTATTTAAATACCACTCATACACTATTTTAATCCCCTCTTCTAGCTCTACTTTGTGTTTCCATCCAAGGGCGTGGAGTTTGGAAGGGTCTGTGCGCTTCAACATCGTGCCATCGGGTTTGTCGGTGTTGAAGGTGAGCTCGCCTTCATATCCTACTATCTTTTTGATGAGATTGGCCAGCTCTTTGATGCTGATATCCTCACCCGTTCCGATGTTGATGTGGGTGTTTCGGACTTCCTGAAGAGTTTTGGGTTTTGGGTTTTGGGTTTTGGGTGCTTGGTTTATGATGTCTTTAAAATCTATGTTTTGCATCAAAAACACACAGGCATCTGCCATATCTTCAGAGTAGAGAAACTCTCGTCTTGGCGTGCCACTGCCCCAAATCTCTATACTAGTGCTAGGTGCTAAGTGTTTAGTGTTAAGAAGTTTAATTCCGTATTTTTCTAAGATATTTAGTATCTCTTCTTTTGTGTTTTCCCTTGTGATTCCCTCTATCGGATTACGATTTAGGTCAACTTTGATTTTTTCCCAGTTTTCATCACTCTTAGCACTTAGCTCTTCCCACTTAACACTCTCAAGACATTTACCAAGATGTATCTTTCTCAAAAGTGCGGGCAATACATGAGAGGTCTCTAGATCAAAGTTATCATTGGGTCCGTAGAGATTGGTCGGCATGACGCTGATGAAGTTGGTGCCGTATTGGAGATTGTAGCTTTCACACATCTTGATACCGGCAATCTTTGCTATAGCATAGGGTTCGTTGGTGTATTCTAGCTCACTAGTAAGCAAACAATCTTCCTTCATCGGTTGTCGTGCATTTTTTGGGTAGATGCAGGTACTGCCTAAAAACAACAGTTTTTTGACTTTGTGCACATAACTTTGATAGATGACATTGTTTTGGATCTGAAGATTTTCGTAGATAAAATCCGCTCTATAGATGCTATTGGCTACGATGCCACCTACTTTGGCCGCGGCTAAGATGACATATTCTGGTTTTTCACGCTCAAAAAACTCTGCCACAGCTTGCTGGTTTGTGAGGTCTAGCTCATGATGTGTTCTTGTGATGAGATTATGATAGCCCTTTTGCTGCAAATTTTTAGATATAGCACTTCCGACTAAACCGCGATGTCCTGCTACGTAGATTTTACTGTTTTTTTTCATCTTTAGCCTACTCAAAATAGTTCATGATGGTATATCCACCATCTTTGAGGTATTGCTCTTTTGTCATGAGCTTGAGATCATTGGCCATCATATCATCGACCAACTCTTGTAGATTGTACTCTCGATTCCATCCGAGTTGTTTCTCTGCTTTGCTAGGATCCCCCAACAATAGATCAACTTCTGTCGGCCTAAAATACGCAGGATCAACTCCTACGAGGACTTGTCCCGGCGATAGATGGGAGAGATCGAGATTTAGTTTTTGAGCTTTTTCTTGATCAATCGCATCGACAATTCCGACTTCATCAAGCCCTTCATTTTCAAATCGCAACACAATCCCCGCATATTCAAATGCAAATTTTACAAAATCTCGCACGGCGGTAGTTTTGCCTGTGGCGATTACCCAGTCTTCGGGTTCATCTGTTTGTAGGATCATCCACATCATGCGTACGTAATCTTTGGCGTGTCCCCAGTCGCGTTTGGCGTCCAAGTTCCCAAGATAGAGTTTGTCTTGCAATCCCAGAGCGATTTTGCTCGCCGCACGGGTGATCTTTCTCGTGACAAATGTCTCCCCACGCACTGGAGATTCATGATTGAAAAGGATGCCATTGCATGCAAACATCCCATAGGCTTCACGGTAGTTGACTGTGATCCAGTAAGCGTACATCTTCGCTACAGCATAAGGGCTACGCGGATAAAACGGTGTCGTTTCGCTTTGGGGAGTTTCTTGGACTTTTCCAAAGAGCTCTGAAGTACTCGCTTGGTAGATTCTCGTCTTTTTCTCTAGTCCCAGCAATCGCACCGCTTCCAAAATCCTAAGCGTTCCCGTGCCATCTGCATTGGCGACGTATTCGGGTGTTTCAAATGAAACAGCCACATGACTCATCGCCGCGAGATTATAGATCTCATCAGGTTGTGTCTCTTGGATAATACGTGTGAGATTCATACTGTCTGTCATATCACTAAAGTGTAGATGGAGATTGACATTTTTTTCATGAGGGTCTTGATACAAATGATCAATCCTGTCTGTGTTGAACAGTGAGCTACGTCGCTTGAGTCCATGAACCTCATAGCCTTTTTTGAGCAAAAATTCTGCCAGATAGCTTCCATCTTGTCCTGTAATCCCTGTGATAAGTGCTACTTTCTTCGTTTCCATTTAATTCCTTTCAAAGTCATCTTCGAGTCTGATGATATCATCTTCGCCTGTGTATTCGCCTACTTGTACTTCTATGATCACCAAGGGCAATTTTCCTTTATTTTCGAGTCTGTGAATATCACCGGCTTTGATGTAGGTGCTCTCATTTGGGCTCACCATAAAGACGCGCTCTCCTATCGTCACCGTCGCACAACCGCTCAGTACAATCCAGTGCTCATTTCTGTGGAAATGTTTCTGCAAGGAGAGTCTTTTGCCTTGTTTGACGACGATGCGCTTGATCTTGTAACCGCTTGAATCTTCTAGTACTGTGTACGTCCCCCACGGGCGATGCCCTGTCAAGTGAATATTGGGGAGGTCTGATTTTTCGCTTTTGAGTCTGGTGACAATCTCCTTGACTTTTTGGCTGCTGCCTTTTTTGCACACCAAAAGGGCATCTTCCGTATCGATGATGATGGAGTCTTGTATGTCTATGGTCTCGACATTTTTGTTGGAGATGATCAGGTTGTTGTGGATATCATTGGGTAGTTCGCATGAGAGCGCATCGAAACTCCCCACATCGCTCCATGAGATATCGGATGGGATGATTTTCACTTTTTGGGACTTTTCCATCACGGCATAATCGATACTATCTTGTGGAATTTTGGACATATCTTCATAAGAGATTCGGATTAGATTGTCTTTTTTGCTATTTTCGTACGCGTATTTGGAGGTCTCATAGATTTTGGGGGCGTAGTGTTTCAATTCTGCCAAGAAAACACCGGCTCTGAAGCAAAACATCCCGCTGTTCCAATAGTAGTTCCCCGCTTTTAGATACTGTGTCGCCGTAGCAAAATCGGGCTTTTCATGAAATGCACGCACCGCTTCACCTTCTGCTTCGATGTAGCCAAATCCCGTCTCTGCAAAAGTTGGCTGTATGCCAAAAGTCACGAGAGCGTCTCCTTGTGCGAGCACGGCCGCTCGGGCTAGGACCTTTTCGTACGCGGCTTGGTCTTTGATCAAATGATCCGATGGCGTGACGAGGACCACCTCATCTGCGGGCAGTGCCAAACACGCTAGTGCGATGGCTGGCGCGGTATTTCGCCCGATGGGTTCGAGTAGGTACATGTTGTTGTGCGCGCCCAACTCTTCTAGCTGATCGAGAGCGAGAAAATACTGCTCGGCATTTGAGACGACAAACTGCTTCTGGCAAAACTGCGAATTGCGCTCCACTGTGAGCTGAAATAGGGATTGATCTTGGAAAAGTTTCACAAATTGCTTGGGATACAGCGTACGGCTGATCGGCCACAATCTCGTGCCGTTTCCGCCACACAGGATGATGTTTGTCATAGCTAGCCTTTCATCTTTTCGAGTTCTTTGACGAGTTCATCGTACTCTTTTTTCTTTCGTTCTATAAATTTTTCGGTCAATATCAGCTTCTCTTTCATCCCTTTTGGGGTGAGAATATAGCGATATTGGTTTTTGTTTTTGTTGGCAAAAAAGTTTTCCGCTTTGATAAAACCCTTGTCGATGAGTGCCTTCATGACATAGTTGATTTTGCCGACACTGAGGCCGAGCTTGTCCGCTAGTGATTTTTGAGTCTTGATATCATCAAGATGTCTCAATACCTCAAGAGTAAGTTCTTCATTTTGCAAACGCAACACTCCTTTATAAAATTCATTTATTGAATTTTACAGTATTTGGCTTTAGGGAAGATTAATCTTATTCATTTTATCCACAGCCAATTGCCTTTTTTGAATACCTGTAAAAATCATATAAAACAATACAAAAATCAATCCGAATCCTACAAACGCACCAAATGGTACCCATCCCGTCGTATCATGTTGGATGACACCAATCAAGATGTAACCACTCGTACTAAATATCGTCTGCAATATAATCAAAAATAGTACCGTTTTTTTTACATTGTTTTCAAAAAATCTAACCAAAATATGATGCATGTGCGTCTTATCCGCATGGAACGGTGACTTGCCTCGTCGGTACCGTCGCACCATCACGATCAATGTATCCAACACAGGTAAAGCCCCAAGATAAAGTGTGACGACAGGAGGTATATAGTGGATGCTGAGCATTGATAAAATACTGATGACAAACCCCAAAGTCAGGCTCCCACTATCTCCCATAAATATTTTGGCAGGATTCCAGTTGAGAAGCATAAAACCACACAAACTAAACAGCATCACCGATGATATCATCACAATCGAATGATCATGATGTTTGAGACCGATGAACCAAAAGGTACAAAATATCACGATACTAACACCACCAGCCAATCCATCAAGCCCATCGATGAGATTGAGAGCATTGGTCAAACCCGCGATAGCAAACATCCCAAAAGGAAGTGCAATCCAC
This genomic window from Sulfurospirillum sp. 1612 contains:
- a CDS encoding FkbM family methyltransferase; this encodes MLKKMIKSILPKSAKEKLVDIKNNYFDGYALKSYSQEGEDMILRRLFEKQQTGFYIDVGAHHPMRFSNTYFFYKQGWNGVNIDAMPDSMKPFNKIRPRDTNVEKPVSDKKQVLTYYAFNEPALNGFSNELSEDRASANNNYHIIFEKDIETSTLEEILDNNLPKNQQIDFLSIDVEGLDFMVLKSNNFEKYKPKVILI
- a CDS encoding flippase yields the protein MKYFKNTSWLFGEKILRMIVGLFVGVWVARYLGPEQFGLFSYAQSFVGLFTAIATLGLDGIVVRELVKDESRRDELIGTAFWLKVMGAFGVLLILAIAVNFTSNDSYTNTLVFIIASATIFQSFNVIDFYFQSKVLSRYVVYANVISLLISSIVKVTLILNEAPLIAFAWVILFDSFVLACGFIYFYIKNNSTFNMWNLTFKKETALSLLKDSWPLILSGIVISIYMKIDQVMIKEMLDNEAVGQYAAAVRISELWYFIPMVIASSLFPAIINAKKQSEELYYSRLQKLYDLMVWMAIAIALPMTFLSDWVVGLLYGEQYNQAGSVLMIHIWAGIFVFLGVASGKWLLTENLQIFSTINTSIGAVVNIVLNYILIKEIGVVGAAWATLISYFVAAYLSLLFWNKTRINFLNLSKSLLFIRIFNVKKND
- a CDS encoding GDP-L-fucose synthase family protein; translation: MKKNSKIYVAGHRGLVGSAISKNLQQKGYHNLITRTHHELDLTNQQAVAEFFEREKPEYVILAAAKVGGIVANSIYRADFIYENLQIQNNVIYQSYVHKVKKLLFLGSTCIYPKNARQPMKEDCLLTSELEYTNEPYAIAKIAGIKMCESYNLQYGTNFISVMPTNLYGPNDNFDLETSHVLPALLRKIHLGKCLESVKWEELSAKSDENWEKIKVDLNRNPIEGITRENTKEEILNILEKYGIKLLNTKHLAPSTSIEIWGSGTPRREFLYSEDMADACVFLMQNIDFKDIINQAPKTQNPKPKTLQEVRNTHINIGTGEDISIKELANLIKKIVGYEGELTFNTDKPDGTMLKRTDPSKLHALGWKHKVELEEGIKIVYEWYLNNK
- the gmd gene encoding GDP-mannose 4,6-dehydratase, producing the protein METKKVALITGITGQDGSYLAEFLLKKGYEVHGLKRRSSLFNTDRIDHLYQDPHEKNVNLHLHFSDMTDSMNLTRIIQETQPDEIYNLAAMSHVAVSFETPEYVANADGTGTLRILEAVRLLGLEKKTRIYQASTSELFGKVQETPQSETTPFYPRSPYAVAKMYAYWITVNYREAYGMFACNGILFNHESPVRGETFVTRKITRAASKIALGLQDKLYLGNLDAKRDWGHAKDYVRMMWMILQTDEPEDWVIATGKTTAVRDFVKFAFEYAGIVLRFENEGLDEVGIVDAIDQEKAQKLNLDLSHLSPGQVLVGVDPAYFRPTEVDLLLGDPSKAEKQLGWNREYNLQELVDDMMANDLKLMTKEQYLKDGGYTIMNYFE
- a CDS encoding mannose-1-phosphate guanylyltransferase/mannose-6-phosphate isomerase; this translates as MTNIILCGGNGTRLWPISRTLYPKQFVKLFQDQSLFQLTVERNSQFCQKQFVVSNAEQYFLALDQLEELGAHNNMYLLEPIGRNTAPAIALACLALPADEVVLVTPSDHLIKDQAAYEKVLARAAVLAQGDALVTFGIQPTFAETGFGYIEAEGEAVRAFHEKPDFATATQYLKAGNYYWNSGMFCFRAGVFLAELKHYAPKIYETSKYAYENSKKDNLIRISYEDMSKIPQDSIDYAVMEKSQKVKIIPSDISWSDVGSFDALSCELPNDIHNNLIISNKNVETIDIQDSIIIDTEDALLVCKKGSSQKVKEIVTRLKSEKSDLPNIHLTGHRPWGTYTVLEDSSGYKIKRIVVKQGKRLSLQKHFHRNEHWIVLSGCATVTIGERVFMVSPNESTYIKAGDIHRLENKGKLPLVIIEVQVGEYTGEDDIIRLEDDFERN
- a CDS encoding MarR family EPS-associated transcriptional regulator; protein product: MLRLQNEELTLEVLRHLDDIKTQKSLADKLGLSVGKINYVMKALIDKGFIKAENFFANKNKNQYRYILTPKGMKEKLILTEKFIERKKKEYDELVKELEKMKG
- a CDS encoding glycosyltransferase family 4 protein, which produces MLTLKLMSIALLSYLSIKLVQKQAVRLDFLDLPNERSQHVEVLPRGAGVGFVFAFFIGCLICYPSVFLIDRWMFVSILIVFIAGIIDDHHGISARFKFFTIFLAVYILWMDNYSIYTLGTWFGHRIDLPWWIALPFGMFAIAGLTNALNLIDGLDGLAGGVSIVIFCTFWFIGLKHHDHSIVMISSVMLFSLCGFMLLNWNPAKIFMGDSGSLTLGFVISILSMLSIHYIPPVVTLYLGALPVLDTLIVMVRRYRRGKSPFHADKTHMHHILVRFFENNVKKTVLFLIILQTIFSTSGYILIGVIQHDTTGWVPFGAFVGFGLIFVLFYMIFTGIQKRQLAVDKMNKINLP